The following coding sequences lie in one Candidatus Dependentiae bacterium genomic window:
- the dnaE gene encoding DNA polymerase III subunit alpha translates to MSKHFTHLHIHTEFSLLDGAIRIPDLVTLAKEQQWKAVGISDHGNIFGAVKFFQTAKKEGVKPILGTELYLTSDVRIKDPKEKYYHIILIVQNKAGYKNLCRLMAFAYQEGYYFKPRVDYAILQKYSEGLIVSTACVGGHIPTLLRHGEIEQAQMRTEWFLNTFGPDRFFYELAPADFDKQVVTNKLLLDYGQQWGVKSIATSDAHYLHKQDHEAHEVLLSVQTKDQLSNPDRFSFGDCRVYVRTEEEMRAAFSGQDDLIYNTGFIADQCDFAFEFDKLFFPQFPVPEVHTQETYFEKLCWDGLAQIKQDDLIPREQYDAYDARLKLEIDLIIKMGYVGYFLVVGDFIQWAKRQAIPVGPGRGSAAGALVAWALQITNVDPLRYNLLFERFLNPERVSMPDIDIDFCIERREDVINYVKDKYGHDCVCQIITFGTMMAKGVIKDVARVLGFPFQDANAITDLIPEQLKITLEESIEQEPRLKELIDSNPKVKKLFDICFKLEGLTRHASKHAAGVVISPESLAETLPLYIPSKTTDLVAQYAMTELEAIGFLKMDFLGLKNLTVIDKALKAIKKNHNIDINLDKLPLDDVKTLALLCRGETNSIFQFESDGIKEVLRKLQPDKFEDLIAVNALYRPGPLGAGMVDDYIERRHGRQKVVYLFPELEPVLSETYGVIVYQEQVMKIASVIAGYSLGSADILRRAMGKKKADVMAEQKALFVDGAKNCNFDTRKAGELFDIMAHFAGYGFNKSHSTAYALIAYHTAYLKAHYPNEFMAASVSYETSNPDQLTHYLQEITDMGLTLTPPNINESEVDFTAQPNGILFGLKGIKNVGLAALENIILERSKKPFLDLLDFCKRVDLRTVNKRVIESLVCAGALDVLPGNRAQKMAEHEKIMNIANEHKEATKTGQMGLFGMTAPTEHGSREPEAYSFAPLAEWPEREKLEKEKEVAGFYVSSHPLKSYPLVKYLDVQTFLGCLDLIKEVNSLKEPFVTCVGLMQNHKIINTKKGDRMAFAQFEDLSGHAEIIIFPTLFKKVETLLSGYTVFIVKGSIDITSSQKCKIKANDLIPVDLISSDPTLIKSMTLDLSSSINDEALQHLKAALPAGRADLRITFQENNQKLTLYAQQKVDCSDEALNLIKDYACGIKIGI, encoded by the coding sequence ATGAGTAAACACTTTACCCACCTCCATATCCACACTGAGTTTTCACTCCTTGATGGCGCAATTCGCATTCCAGACCTTGTCACACTTGCAAAAGAGCAGCAATGGAAAGCGGTTGGCATCTCTGACCACGGGAACATTTTTGGTGCGGTAAAGTTCTTTCAAACTGCTAAAAAAGAAGGCGTTAAACCCATTCTTGGTACCGAGCTCTACCTGACCTCAGACGTACGGATCAAAGATCCCAAAGAAAAGTACTATCACATTATTTTGATTGTCCAGAATAAAGCTGGATACAAAAATTTATGCCGCCTCATGGCTTTTGCCTACCAAGAGGGCTACTATTTCAAGCCACGTGTTGATTATGCCATTTTGCAAAAGTATTCAGAAGGACTCATTGTCTCGACTGCATGCGTTGGTGGACACATCCCAACCCTTCTGCGTCATGGCGAAATAGAACAAGCTCAGATGCGAACCGAGTGGTTTTTGAACACCTTTGGTCCAGACCGCTTCTTTTACGAGCTTGCACCGGCAGACTTTGATAAACAGGTGGTTACCAATAAATTATTGCTTGATTACGGCCAGCAATGGGGCGTTAAATCAATTGCCACAAGCGACGCGCATTACCTGCATAAACAAGATCATGAAGCGCATGAAGTGCTTTTGTCGGTACAAACCAAAGATCAACTTTCCAACCCTGACCGCTTTTCGTTTGGGGACTGCCGCGTTTATGTTCGAACAGAAGAAGAGATGCGTGCCGCTTTTTCGGGGCAAGATGACTTAATCTATAACACCGGATTTATTGCCGACCAATGCGACTTTGCCTTTGAATTTGATAAATTATTTTTCCCTCAGTTTCCAGTCCCTGAAGTTCACACTCAAGAAACGTATTTTGAAAAATTGTGTTGGGACGGTCTTGCTCAAATCAAGCAGGATGACCTTATTCCTCGCGAGCAATACGATGCCTATGATGCACGGCTCAAGCTTGAAATTGATCTGATTATCAAAATGGGATACGTCGGTTACTTCTTGGTTGTGGGTGATTTTATTCAGTGGGCTAAACGTCAAGCTATTCCTGTTGGCCCTGGCCGAGGATCGGCAGCCGGCGCGCTGGTTGCTTGGGCATTACAAATTACCAACGTCGACCCTCTCAGGTACAATTTACTTTTTGAACGATTTTTAAACCCTGAACGTGTGTCGATGCCCGATATCGATATCGATTTTTGTATCGAACGACGTGAAGACGTCATCAACTACGTTAAAGATAAATATGGACACGATTGCGTCTGCCAAATCATCACCTTTGGTACCATGATGGCAAAAGGTGTTATCAAAGACGTAGCACGTGTTTTAGGCTTCCCATTTCAAGACGCAAACGCGATTACCGATCTGATTCCCGAGCAGCTGAAAATTACGCTTGAAGAAAGCATTGAACAAGAACCACGATTAAAAGAACTCATCGACAGCAACCCAAAGGTTAAAAAACTTTTCGATATCTGCTTTAAGCTTGAAGGGCTGACCCGCCACGCATCAAAGCATGCTGCAGGCGTGGTTATCTCACCTGAATCATTAGCAGAAACGTTGCCACTCTATATCCCTTCAAAAACAACCGACCTTGTTGCGCAATACGCAATGACGGAACTTGAAGCAATCGGTTTTTTGAAGATGGATTTTTTGGGGCTTAAAAACTTAACCGTTATCGACAAAGCACTTAAAGCTATTAAGAAAAATCACAACATCGACATCAACCTAGACAAGCTACCACTTGATGATGTCAAGACGCTCGCACTACTGTGCCGAGGCGAAACAAATTCGATTTTCCAATTTGAATCTGATGGGATTAAAGAGGTGTTACGCAAGCTTCAACCTGATAAGTTTGAAGATTTAATTGCGGTTAACGCACTCTACCGACCAGGACCACTTGGCGCCGGAATGGTTGATGATTACATCGAACGACGTCACGGGCGACAAAAAGTTGTCTACCTCTTCCCAGAATTAGAACCAGTTTTATCAGAAACCTATGGCGTTATTGTCTACCAAGAACAGGTGATGAAGATTGCGTCGGTTATTGCAGGCTACTCACTGGGATCTGCAGATATTTTACGCCGTGCAATGGGTAAGAAAAAAGCTGATGTGATGGCAGAACAAAAAGCACTTTTTGTTGATGGTGCAAAAAATTGCAACTTTGATACGCGCAAAGCGGGCGAGCTCTTTGACATTATGGCTCACTTTGCGGGATACGGCTTTAATAAATCACACTCAACAGCGTATGCGCTCATCGCCTATCACACTGCTTATTTAAAAGCTCATTACCCGAATGAATTTATGGCTGCTTCGGTAAGTTATGAAACCAGTAACCCTGACCAACTCACTCACTACTTACAAGAAATTACCGATATGGGGCTCACACTGACCCCTCCAAACATTAATGAGTCCGAAGTAGATTTCACCGCTCAACCCAATGGCATTCTCTTTGGTTTAAAGGGAATTAAAAACGTCGGGCTTGCAGCGCTTGAAAATATCATTCTTGAACGAAGCAAAAAACCGTTTCTTGACCTGCTTGATTTTTGCAAACGAGTAGATTTACGTACCGTTAACAAGCGCGTTATCGAAAGCTTAGTCTGCGCTGGGGCGCTTGATGTACTACCCGGAAATCGTGCTCAAAAAATGGCAGAGCATGAAAAGATTATGAATATTGCCAACGAACACAAAGAAGCAACTAAAACTGGACAGATGGGACTTTTTGGAATGACCGCACCGACAGAACATGGATCACGAGAACCTGAAGCTTATTCATTTGCACCACTTGCTGAATGGCCTGAACGAGAAAAATTAGAAAAAGAAAAAGAGGTTGCCGGCTTTTATGTCAGCTCTCATCCACTCAAAAGTTATCCACTGGTTAAATACCTAGATGTCCAAACATTTTTGGGCTGTCTTGATTTAATCAAAGAGGTAAACTCGCTCAAAGAACCTTTTGTAACGTGTGTTGGATTAATGCAAAACCATAAGATCATTAATACCAAAAAAGGGGACCGAATGGCTTTTGCGCAATTCGAAGACTTGTCTGGCCACGCTGAAATTATTATTTTCCCAACACTGTTTAAAAAAGTTGAAACACTTCTGTCCGGCTACACCGTATTTATCGTTAAAGGCTCAATTGATATTACTTCGTCGCAAAAATGTAAAATTAAGGCGAACGATTTGATCCCAGTGGACCTGATATCAAGTGACCCGACGCTTATTAAAAGTATGACGCTCGACCTTTCATCCAGCATCAATGATGAAGCGCTGCAGCATCTAAAAGCTGCGCTTCCTGCAGGTAGAGCAGACTTGCGCATCACCTTTCAAGAGAATAATCAAAAATTAACACTTTATGCTCAACAGAAAGTTGATTGCTCTGATGAGGCACTAAACCTGATTAAAGATTATGCCTGCGGCATTAAAATTGGTATTTGA
- a CDS encoding ATP-binding protein has protein sequence MKHLPIGLQTFRELILKNYVYVDKTDIIHQLITKGKVYFLARPRRFGKSLLISTLESIFQGKQELFQELALSKLNYDWAIRPVIRIDFSGINRDTPEIFLISLRKYLIEKAENFNIKLDLNDQPSDMFRSFVTNLYKHNGPVVLLVDEYDKPILDHLKNPKFAEEMRLHLRSFYDVFKYLDEYLHFVFITGVSKFTQTSIFSGLNNLKDLSVTEQAATLCGYTKAEIETNFQPHLAAFATKLGKTIPEIIEILEKWYDGYSFEWGCEKIFNPFSVLNALQDKKLANYWVTTGTPNFLATMFKNQNPVPQIDVTLRIKSDDLVIVNLDKLPFIPVLVQTGYLTITGENRTGYSLDFPNYEVASSYALWSLAGTFNQESMNIRSLGGVLLTLLEQKDFDSFFQHLIPMFASIPYDIHVEDKEKYYQSIIYLLSLLVGIDMGVELSTNIGRIDAVIKTDDSIVIFEYKLRGTAQEALDQIKDKKYYERFLNSGKKIILVGVEFSMQERNIVKWLVNKP, from the coding sequence ATGAAACATTTACCAATTGGTCTTCAAACATTCAGAGAGTTAATTCTCAAAAATTATGTTTATGTCGATAAAACTGACATTATTCACCAGCTCATTACCAAGGGTAAAGTCTATTTTTTGGCACGCCCGCGTCGCTTTGGCAAGTCGCTTCTTATTTCAACACTTGAATCGATTTTTCAAGGAAAGCAGGAGCTTTTTCAAGAGCTTGCGCTCTCTAAACTTAATTATGACTGGGCCATTCGACCGGTTATTCGAATAGATTTCTCAGGAATTAATCGCGATACACCTGAAATTTTTCTCATAAGCCTGCGTAAATATTTAATTGAAAAAGCTGAAAATTTTAATATAAAACTTGATCTTAATGATCAACCAAGTGACATGTTCAGGTCATTTGTAACAAATCTCTATAAACACAATGGTCCAGTTGTCCTGCTCGTTGATGAATACGACAAACCTATTCTTGACCACCTCAAAAACCCTAAATTTGCAGAAGAGATGCGCCTTCACCTTCGAAGTTTTTATGATGTCTTTAAATATTTAGATGAATATTTACACTTTGTTTTTATTACTGGCGTGAGTAAGTTTACCCAAACAAGTATTTTTTCCGGGCTTAACAACCTGAAGGACCTCAGTGTAACCGAACAAGCTGCAACGCTGTGTGGCTACACAAAGGCTGAAATTGAAACCAATTTTCAACCTCACTTAGCAGCATTCGCGACCAAGCTTGGTAAAACAATTCCTGAAATCATTGAAATCTTAGAAAAATGGTATGACGGCTACAGCTTTGAGTGGGGTTGTGAAAAAATATTTAACCCATTTTCAGTACTCAATGCTCTGCAAGATAAAAAACTTGCTAACTATTGGGTAACTACAGGAACTCCAAATTTTTTAGCAACCATGTTTAAAAATCAAAATCCGGTACCACAAATTGATGTAACCTTACGCATCAAAAGCGACGATCTTGTGATTGTTAATTTGGATAAGCTCCCCTTTATTCCTGTACTTGTTCAAACAGGGTACCTTACCATTACTGGAGAAAATCGAACAGGCTATAGCCTTGATTTTCCAAATTATGAAGTAGCAAGCAGCTACGCACTCTGGAGTCTTGCAGGAACTTTCAATCAAGAATCAATGAATATTCGTTCACTTGGAGGTGTTTTACTGACACTTCTTGAGCAAAAAGACTTTGACAGCTTTTTTCAACATCTCATCCCTATGTTTGCTTCGATCCCCTACGATATTCACGTTGAAGATAAAGAAAAATATTATCAAAGTATTATCTACCTCCTGTCTCTATTGGTTGGCATCGATATGGGCGTTGAACTGAGCACCAATATTGGTCGTATTGATGCGGTCATAAAAACCGATGATTCAATTGTTATCTTTGAATACAAACTTCGTGGTACCGCACAAGAGGCACTTGACCAAATTAAAGACAAAAAATATTACGAACGCTTTTTGAACAGCGGCAAAAAGATTATTCTTGTTGGAGTTGAGTTTAGTATGCAAGAACGAAATATCGTTAAGTGGCTTGTTAATAAACCATAA
- a CDS encoding acyl-CoA carboxylase subunit beta → MSSSNLEKWKLIAHQATGTDGSTKHERQHAAGKKTARQRITEILDTQSFEEIDQLARSSYLKNGDYSDGVIAGFGTIAGYKVALFAQDFTFKGGSLGKRHAEKICKIMDLALKVGCPIIGILDSGGARIDEGIHALAGYGSVFMRNVKASGVIPQISLILGPCAGGAVYSPALTDFIFMTENISQMFITGPQVVAQALGQSITKEELGGAYVHATQSGVTHIVTQTEEECFEQLKALLSYLPAHYRTTAARPVGVEPTLKIPLASLVPENTNQAYDIKQVVQGLVDGESFFEIQALFAPNIVIGFARMDGMSVGIVANQPFVKAGTLDIDASCKAARFINFCNSFGIPIISLVDVPGFLPGIDQEHNGIIRHGAKLLYAYANATVPKITLILRKAFGGAYIVMGSKKLGADFNIAWPQAQIAVLSAATAVSILHGKRLAQLDEETKIAKKTEFEETYATEFLNPFIAAEHGYIDTIIEPNDTRSCILKALSFLESKVEQLPKKKSGNIPL, encoded by the coding sequence ATGAGTTCTTCAAACCTTGAAAAATGGAAGCTTATTGCACACCAAGCAACTGGCACTGATGGAAGCACAAAACATGAGCGACAACATGCTGCAGGTAAGAAAACTGCGCGTCAACGAATAACAGAAATTCTTGATACGCAAAGCTTTGAAGAAATCGATCAACTTGCACGCTCCTCCTACCTAAAAAATGGCGATTACAGCGATGGCGTCATTGCAGGATTTGGGACGATTGCTGGATACAAAGTTGCTCTTTTTGCTCAAGACTTCACCTTTAAGGGCGGCTCACTTGGCAAGCGACATGCCGAAAAAATTTGTAAAATTATGGATTTGGCACTCAAAGTTGGTTGCCCCATTATTGGCATTCTTGATTCCGGTGGGGCACGGATTGACGAGGGCATTCATGCACTTGCCGGTTATGGCTCTGTTTTTATGCGCAACGTCAAAGCATCGGGCGTCATTCCCCAAATATCACTTATCCTTGGTCCATGTGCTGGTGGAGCGGTCTACTCACCTGCGCTTACCGACTTTATTTTCATGACCGAAAATATCAGTCAAATGTTCATTACGGGGCCACAGGTTGTTGCACAAGCACTTGGGCAATCAATCACCAAAGAAGAACTTGGTGGCGCGTATGTCCATGCAACACAATCAGGCGTTACACATATCGTCACACAAACTGAAGAAGAATGTTTTGAGCAACTCAAAGCACTCCTTTCCTACCTTCCGGCACACTACCGCACAACTGCTGCACGACCTGTAGGAGTAGAGCCTACTCTGAAAATTCCACTTGCATCACTTGTCCCTGAAAATACAAACCAAGCATATGACATCAAGCAAGTAGTTCAAGGTTTGGTTGATGGAGAAAGTTTTTTTGAAATTCAAGCACTCTTTGCACCAAACATTGTTATTGGTTTTGCACGCATGGATGGCATGTCCGTTGGGATTGTTGCAAACCAGCCATTCGTTAAAGCCGGTACGCTTGATATCGATGCATCATGCAAGGCAGCACGCTTTATTAATTTTTGTAACAGCTTTGGCATTCCTATTATTTCACTCGTTGATGTTCCTGGATTTTTGCCTGGTATTGATCAAGAACATAACGGCATCATTCGACATGGAGCAAAACTTCTGTATGCCTATGCCAATGCAACGGTCCCTAAAATTACCCTGATACTACGCAAAGCATTTGGTGGTGCTTATATCGTCATGGGAAGCAAGAAGCTAGGGGCAGATTTTAATATCGCATGGCCACAAGCTCAAATTGCCGTTCTTTCTGCCGCAACAGCAGTTTCTATTTTACATGGCAAACGCCTTGCTCAACTTGATGAAGAAACTAAAATCGCTAAAAAAACTGAGTTTGAAGAAACCTATGCAACTGAGTTTTTAAATCCTTTTATTGCAGCTGAACATGGGTATATTGATACAATTATTGAACCTAATGACACACGTAGTTGTATACTCAAAGCGTTATCATTTCTTGAAAGTAAAGTTGAACAGCTTCCCAAAAAGAAGTCTGGAAATATACCCTTATAA
- a CDS encoding GNAT family N-acetyltransferase gives MIISLLSRFRQWISAHRKHALIISCLSIAALAGVSIFYSSKQVWSTRLTQRPETVVGKIVTLRKLKEEYFIDYHNMFSQTVRRGLEYPDEITLDYTIRHLRYEMKRDASKEILQYCIFDNKENKLIGALEIREKNDRDPGQFGCWVNERYWGGGRFQEAIGLIAQTYFALTNAPSFNAHVRLWNKRSYAALKRFGFKDTGFYYENGLATRYLLEYHRP, from the coding sequence ATGATTATATCGCTTTTGAGCCGCTTCCGCCAATGGATCAGTGCTCATCGTAAACACGCCCTGATCATTTCTTGTCTGAGCATAGCAGCTCTTGCTGGCGTGAGCATTTTCTATTCAAGCAAGCAGGTATGGTCCACTCGACTTACGCAACGACCTGAAACTGTTGTAGGCAAAATTGTTACACTACGCAAACTTAAAGAAGAATATTTTATTGATTACCATAACATGTTCTCGCAAACGGTACGCCGCGGGCTTGAATACCCTGATGAAATTACCCTAGACTATACCATTCGTCATCTGCGTTATGAAATGAAACGCGATGCAAGTAAAGAAATTTTACAGTACTGCATTTTTGACAACAAAGAAAATAAGTTGATTGGAGCACTTGAAATCCGCGAAAAAAATGACCGCGATCCTGGGCAATTTGGCTGTTGGGTTAATGAGCGCTACTGGGGTGGGGGACGTTTTCAAGAAGCCATCGGTTTAATTGCTCAAACATATTTTGCACTCACCAATGCACCCAGCTTTAATGCACATGTTCGCTTATGGAACAAGCGCAGCTATGCTGCACTCAAGCGGTTTGGCTTTAAAGATACCGGTTTTTATTATGAAAATGGCCTAGCAACTCGTTATCTTCTTGAATATCATCGACCATAG
- a CDS encoding M48 family metalloprotease, producing the protein MPSTTTRTIVILLVFAQAFITLHSSTFIALDDVQTENKIYSEVLELKESPNHSKLLSTTGLIVANESKTPVLYSMTNKLAEKLSIPVPLILIFTGNPLSTAAEHCGIDYKCNAFAFSLAKNFGLICIGEDLIQCLSPQELEATIAHELSHIHHNHVPKKILLTALFHLFAVKFIEHLGLRNRVIITSFGVAIDGEAKHCSAFDLAPYILDIITLKFFSRYFENEADATAATIIDDPKEVSNAVFKIEKMSNLKRRIVADTIAEATSTHPLTKHRAQNLAVLAQKNEAVL; encoded by the coding sequence ATGCCTAGCACAACCACTCGAACAATTGTAATTTTATTAGTTTTTGCCCAAGCTTTTATCACACTTCATAGCTCTACATTTATTGCTTTAGATGATGTTCAAACTGAAAACAAAATATACAGCGAAGTGCTCGAGCTCAAAGAAAGTCCTAACCACTCGAAGCTCTTGTCAACTACTGGTTTGATTGTTGCAAATGAAAGCAAAACTCCAGTTTTGTACAGCATGACAAACAAATTGGCAGAAAAACTCTCCATCCCAGTCCCACTCATTTTAATTTTTACCGGTAACCCTCTCTCCACGGCAGCAGAACATTGTGGGATTGATTATAAATGTAATGCCTTTGCTTTCTCTCTTGCAAAAAATTTTGGTCTTATTTGTATCGGAGAAGATCTTATTCAATGCCTTTCACCGCAAGAGCTTGAAGCTACGATTGCTCATGAATTATCACACATACATCATAATCATGTACCAAAAAAAATTTTATTAACCGCACTTTTTCATTTATTTGCAGTTAAATTTATCGAACATTTAGGACTTAGAAATAGAGTTATTATTACCTCTTTTGGCGTTGCTATTGATGGTGAGGCCAAGCATTGCAGTGCGTTTGATCTAGCACCATATATTCTCGATATTATTACCCTTAAATTTTTTAGCCGATATTTTGAAAATGAGGCAGACGCTACTGCTGCTACGATCATTGACGATCCTAAGGAGGTTAGTAATGCTGTTTTTAAGATCGAAAAAATGTCGAATCTTAAACGTAGAATAGTCGCAGATACCATCGCAGAAGCTACCTCTACCCATCCGTTGACTAAGCACCGAGCTCAAAACCTTGCAGTACTTGCACAAAAAAACGAGGCCGTACTATAA
- a CDS encoding DJ-1/PfpI family protein — translation MAKILFILMPKDYQETEFNTPYHELLEAGHTVDVAGLAQGNALGHKGAQFTPNKLLEQMSDQEFEGYDALVIPGGPGSTTYLWDNQLVIKAIKFFHSHKKLVAAICYACIPVAQTGILTDQHATVYPTAQAKAIFKQLHIEFIDAGCVVLDDENIITAQGPNFASQFSEEILKQLE, via the coding sequence ATGGCCAAGATTCTGTTTATTCTCATGCCCAAAGATTATCAAGAGACTGAATTTAATACTCCCTATCATGAACTACTCGAAGCTGGTCACACGGTTGATGTTGCCGGACTAGCACAGGGAAATGCCCTTGGTCATAAAGGTGCGCAATTTACTCCAAACAAGTTACTTGAGCAGATGAGTGATCAAGAATTTGAAGGTTATGATGCGTTAGTGATTCCTGGTGGCCCAGGCTCGACAACTTATTTGTGGGACAACCAGCTGGTTATCAAAGCAATTAAGTTCTTTCATAGCCACAAAAAGCTTGTTGCTGCTATTTGCTATGCCTGTATCCCTGTGGCTCAAACGGGAATTTTAACAGATCAGCATGCCACGGTTTATCCAACCGCGCAAGCAAAAGCAATTTTTAAACAATTACATATTGAGTTCATCGACGCAGGATGTGTTGTGCTGGATGATGAAAATATTATTACCGCTCAAGGTCCAAATTTTGCATCGCAATTCAGTGAAGAAATTTTAAAGCAACTCGAATAA
- the hflX gene encoding GTPase HflX has product MAKRTAQSTAEKFPKTLLLGIYTPFNQIGSQEYYFEEFLSLVKTSGIHYDDTLFMKLRSADNNMFLTKGKLEEVRAYCTEHEIEEVLCSENLHPLQERNLSDALSCEVHDREHLILTIFRNSATTSEGKIQVEMAELEYLKTRIIGKGEEFAQQAGYLGNKGPGETAKEVLKRFFSEKKRQAQKRLDTLERSREVQRKQRLGTSIPLVCIIGYTNSGKSSLLNRIAKSDVLAEDKLFATLDTTTRELFIKPEKKLLISDTVGFISQLPHNLIEAFKSTLAELKYGHLLLHVVDMSNPAWKDQIAIVKTTLEELGAQDKPMLYVFNKRDKLTDTEFEALKPELKGFEPHVVINTLSKEGVADLMAWIEKYKFQI; this is encoded by the coding sequence ATGGCTAAAAGAACCGCTCAATCAACTGCTGAAAAATTCCCTAAAACACTTTTACTTGGTATTTACACCCCATTTAATCAAATAGGATCTCAAGAATATTATTTCGAAGAATTCTTAAGCCTGGTAAAAACATCAGGAATTCATTACGACGACACGCTTTTTATGAAGCTGCGATCAGCTGATAACAACATGTTTTTAACCAAAGGCAAACTTGAAGAAGTTCGAGCATATTGTACCGAACATGAAATTGAAGAAGTTCTGTGTTCTGAAAATTTGCACCCTCTGCAAGAACGAAATCTGTCTGATGCACTGAGCTGCGAAGTACACGACCGCGAACATCTGATTTTAACGATCTTCAGAAACTCAGCCACAACATCCGAGGGTAAGATTCAAGTTGAGATGGCTGAACTTGAATATCTTAAAACGCGTATCATCGGTAAAGGTGAAGAGTTCGCTCAACAAGCCGGCTACCTGGGAAATAAAGGCCCTGGTGAAACAGCAAAAGAAGTTTTAAAGCGATTCTTTTCTGAAAAAAAACGCCAAGCTCAAAAACGGCTTGATACGCTTGAACGATCACGCGAAGTGCAGCGTAAGCAGCGACTTGGAACATCAATTCCTTTGGTTTGTATCATTGGATACACCAACTCTGGAAAGTCTAGCTTGCTCAACCGCATCGCCAAAAGTGATGTGCTTGCTGAAGACAAACTCTTTGCAACGCTTGACACAACAACGCGTGAACTTTTTATCAAGCCTGAAAAAAAGTTACTCATTTCTGACACTGTTGGTTTTATCAGCCAATTACCGCACAACTTGATTGAGGCATTTAAGTCGACACTTGCTGAGTTGAAGTATGGACACCTCCTGCTCCATGTTGTTGATATGAGCAATCCGGCATGGAAAGACCAGATTGCTATCGTTAAAACAACGCTTGAAGAATTGGGTGCACAAGATAAACCAATGCTCTATGTTTTTAACAAACGGGACAAATTGACCGATACAGAATTTGAAGCGCTCAAGCCTGAGCTTAAAGGATTTGAGCCCCATGTTGTTATCAACACCCTTTCAAAAGAAGGTGTTGCAGATCTCATGGCTTGGATTGAAAAATATAAGTTTCAGATATAA
- the gap gene encoding type I glyceraldehyde-3-phosphate dehydrogenase, translating to MAIKIAINGFGRIGRAFLRTILSNPNACAQLNVVAINIGPSSTDNIAHLFKYDSIMREFPGTISFQDNLLSINQKKIQIFAQKDPALLPWQKLHIDWVVDASGCFTTRQAAQEHINAGAKKVLITAPGTDEDITIIPGVNHNSYDASKHHIVSLGSCTTNCFAPMVQVLKNNFTLTSGLMTTVHSYTNDQVLLDVAHHDPRRARAAACNIIPTKTGADKVITKLFPELEGKIKATSLRVPTAIVSIVDFTFTTQEPLSKEAINESFEKASHLNKNIIQYIDIPLVSSDFIGNTHSCIFDSLLTQVVGTTGKVFAWYDNEYGYSSKLTDFLIKTHGVM from the coding sequence ATGGCAATAAAAATTGCAATCAACGGGTTTGGTCGTATTGGACGTGCGTTTTTGCGCACCATTTTGAGTAACCCAAATGCTTGTGCGCAACTGAATGTTGTCGCCATTAATATTGGGCCTTCAAGCACCGATAACATTGCACATCTTTTTAAGTACGACTCCATTATGCGAGAGTTTCCAGGAACAATCTCGTTTCAAGATAATCTACTTTCGATTAACCAAAAAAAAATTCAAATTTTTGCACAAAAAGATCCTGCTCTACTCCCTTGGCAAAAACTTCATATCGATTGGGTTGTTGATGCATCAGGCTGCTTTACCACACGCCAAGCGGCACAGGAACACATCAATGCTGGCGCCAAAAAAGTTCTTATCACCGCCCCGGGCACCGATGAAGACATCACGATTATCCCAGGGGTTAATCATAATTCTTACGATGCATCAAAGCACCACATCGTCTCGCTGGGTAGCTGCACAACCAACTGCTTTGCTCCAATGGTTCAAGTGCTTAAAAATAATTTCACACTCACTTCTGGCTTGATGACCACGGTACACTCCTACACGAACGATCAGGTACTGCTTGACGTTGCACATCATGACCCTCGACGAGCTCGAGCTGCAGCGTGCAACATTATTCCTACAAAAACTGGCGCTGACAAAGTAATAACTAAACTCTTTCCTGAACTTGAAGGAAAGATCAAAGCAACGTCATTGCGTGTTCCAACCGCCATTGTTTCAATTGTCGATTTTACTTTCACTACTCAAGAACCACTTTCAAAAGAAGCGATTAATGAATCTTTTGAAAAAGCTTCCCACTTAAACAAAAATATTATTCAATACATTGATATACCTCTTGTCTCTTCGGATTTTATTGGTAACACACATTCATGCATTTTTGATAGCTTGCTCACGCAAGTGGTAGGAACGACCGGAAAAGTTTTTGCATGGTACGATAACGAATATGGATACTCAAGTAAGTTGACTGATTTTTTAATTAAAACTCATGGAGTAATGTAA